Proteins encoded together in one Chaetodon auriga isolate fChaAug3 chromosome 20, fChaAug3.hap1, whole genome shotgun sequence window:
- the LOC143338679 gene encoding sulfotransferase 1C1-like, with the protein MSNEEEISYATAIEKASASLTRFPLIPVRGIPLMNFIAENWDNIWAFRPDPSDLLIATYPKAGTTWTQEIIDLLLHNGDAEACKRAPTPIRSPFLEITSPPPIPSGLDLLTKMDPPRTIKTHLPFQLVPTGFWENKCKTIYVARNAKDNLVSYYHFDCMNLTQPEPGPWEGYIHKFMRGELAWGSWYDHVKGFWEEREKRNILYLFYEDMKENPRREVERIMRYLDLSLSDEVISNIVELTSFKKMKENPMANYSFIPAPVFDQSISPFMRKGEVGDWENHFTPEQSKMFDEDYEKQMKGSNMPFRTKI; encoded by the exons ATGTCAAATGAGGAAGAAATCAGCTACGCTACAGCCATTGAGAAGGCCTCCGCCTCCCTCACCCGCTTCCCTCTCATCCCAGTCAGAGGAATTCCTCTCATGAACTTCATCGCAGAGAACTGGGACAACATCTGGGCTTTTCGACCCGACCCCTCCGACCTCCTCATTGCCACCTACCCCAAAGCAG GAACCACATGGACTCAGGAGATAATTGACCTGCTTCTTCACAACGGAGATGCTGAGGCCTGCAAACGAGCCCCCACACCAATCCGCAGTCCTTTCCTAGAGATCACGTCCCCACCACCCATCCCCTCAG GTCTTGATCTTCTGACGAAAATGGATCCACCTAGAACTATAAAGACACATCTTCCTTTTCAGTTGGTGCCAACTGGGTTTTGGGAAAACAAGTGCAAG ACTATCTACGTGGCACGCAATGCCAAAGACAACCTGGTGAGCTACTATCACTTTGATTGTATGAACCTGACCCAGCCTGAACCTGGACCCTGGGAAGGATACATCCACAAGTTCATGCGAGGAGAGT TAGCGTGGGGCTCCTGGTATGACCATGTGAAAGGTTtctgggaggagagagagaagaggaataTCCTTTACCTCTTCTATGAGGACATGAAAGAG AATCCTCGGCGTGAAGTGGAGCGCATCATGAGGTACCTGGACTTGTCGCTCTCTGATGAGGTCATCAGCAATATTGTGGAGCTGACGTCCTttaagaagatgaaggagaacCCGATGGCCAATTACTCCTTCATCCCAGCACCTGTTTTTGACCAGTCCATCTCTCCCTTCATGAGAAAAG GTGAGGTGGGTGATTGGGAGAACCATTTCACACCAGAGCAATCGAAGATGTTTGATGAAGACTATGAAAAGCAAATGAAGGGATCCAACATGCCATTCAGGACCAAAATCTAA
- the LOC143339296 gene encoding sarcoplasmic/endoplasmic reticulum calcium ATPase 1-like, producing the protein MCMKVIKQLMKKNVTLEFSRDRKSMSVYCTSSKGDGGAKMFVKGAPEGVIDRCAYVRVGTTHVPLTNAIKEKIMAVIRDWGTGRDTLRCLALATRDSPLKLDEMNLEDSTKFADYETDLTFVGCVGMLDPPRKEVTGSIELCKAAGIRVIMITGDNKGTAIAICRRIGIFTEEQDVSGKAYTGREFDDLPLHEQAEAVRRACCFARVEPSHKFKIVEYLQGYDDILSIFLF; encoded by the exons ATGTGCATGAAG GTGATCAAGCAGCTCATGAAGAAGAATGTCACTCTGGAGTTCTCCCGTGACAGGAAGTCCATGTCTGTGTACTGCACTTCCTCTAAGGGTGATGGTGGTGCCAAGATGTTTGTGAAG GGTGCCCCAGAGGGTGTGATTGATAGGTGTGCATATGTGCGTGTTGGCACCACCCACGTGCCCCTGACCAACGCCATCAAGGAGAAGATCATGGCTGTCATCAGGGACTGGGGTACTGGCCGTGACACCCTGCGTTGCCTGGCCCTGGCCACTCGCGACTCCCCACTGAAGCTGGACGAGATGAACCTTGAGGACTCAACCAAGTTTGCTGACTACGAG ACTGACCTGACCTTTGTTGGCTGTGTGGGTATGCTGGATCCCCCTCGCAAGGAGGTCACTGGCTCCATTGAACTGTGCAAAGCTGCTGGAATCCGTGTCATCATGATCACTG GTGACAACAAGGGAACTGCTATTGCTATCTGCCGTCGCATTGGCATCTTCACAGAGGAACAGGATGTTTCTGGCAAGGCCTACACCGGACGTGAGTTTGACGATCTGCCCCTTCATGAACAGGCTGAGGCCGTGCGCAGGGCTTGCTGCTTTGCCCGCGTTGAGCCATCCCACAAGTTCAAGATTGTGGAGTACCTGCAGGGTTATGATGACATTTTGTCAATATTTTTATTCTAG
- the mto1 gene encoding 5-taurinomethyluridine-[tRNA] synthase subunit MTO1, mitochondrial: MLSKKLPPLQSFLVLVSRRASHLARQNYDVIVVGGGHAGTEAAAAAARVGAETLLVSQKIHTIGALSCNPSLGGVGKGQLVKEVDALDGLCGRAGDWAGIHFSILNRSKGPAVWGPRAQLDRQRYREFIQSELLSTPRLTVLEGSVEELLVTEPNPEEPGRHKVTGIRLANESHPISASSVVLTTGTFLSGSLFMGQTTSPGGRIGDAPSSAGLSQTLRERLGLRIGRLRTGTPPRIVKDSVDLSLANVHPADSNPTPFSFLNTHTRCKPEEQLPCYLTHTTPGVERVVRESLHLNCHIQQDTKGPRYCPSIESRVLRFPGRKHQVWLEPEGLTSDLLYPQGLSMTMPPDVQLRLIREIPAMHRAEIHTPGYGVQYDFVCPTQLSHALQVKHTQGLFLAGQINGTTGYEEAAAQGLWAGVNAARSALSMPAVALSRTESYIGVLIDDLVSRGVTEPYRMFTSRAEFRASLRPDNADLRLTLKGFEEVGCVSSLRYQEAVRVRDSLQDALAALQALTLSSHSWKKKLPDVRISEAKLAVLTGMDMLQYNDVSFEKLVSAFPELLSPYMEFSQRLKIEAVYRPHCDLQRKEIARIQKEESMSLPQDMDYLSLPVSLSNEAREILDRVRPSTLGAATRLQGITPAAIVNLLRYVHHTRQNERRMRRKQSDQKEKSEEEPCARKTPVLQ, from the exons ATGTTGTCAAAGAAGCTTCCCCCCCTGCAGAGTTTCCTGGTGCTGGTCTCCAGACGGGCCAGTCACCTTGCCCGACAGAACTATGATGTCATTGTTGTGGGTGGGGGTCATGCGGGGACCGAGGCCGCGGCCGCGGCAGCCAGAGTGGGAGCCGAGACACTCCTGGTCTCACAGAAAATACACACCATCG GTGCCCTGTCCTGTAACCCGTCTCTGGGAGGAGTAGGGAAGGGCCAGCTCGTGAAAGAGGTCGATGCTCTGGATGGGCTGTGTGGCCGAGCAGGAGACTGGGCGGGGATCCATTTCTCCATCCTGAATCGCAGTAAAGGCCCCGCTGTGTGGGGCCCGAGGGCCCAGCTGGACCGCCAGCGCTACCGCGAATTTATCCAG TCCGAGCTGCTGTCCACTCCGAGGCTGACGGTGTTGGAGGGCtcggtggaggagctgctggtcaCTGAACCAAACCCAGAGGAGCCTGGACGCCATAAAGTCACTGGGATACGTTTGG CGAATGAAAGCCACCCGATCTCTGCCAGCTCCGTGGTTCTCACTACTGGTACTTTCTTGTCCGGCTCCCTCTTCATGGGCCAAACCACGTCCCCAGGGGGTCGGATTGGAGATGCCCCGTCGAGCGCTGGGCTGTCCCAGACGCTGAGGGAGAGGCTGGGGCTGCGGATAGGCAGGCTGAGGACCGGTACCCCTCCCAGGATCGTGAAGGATTCAGTAGACCTCTCCCTGGCTAACGTTCACCCCGCAGACAGCAACCCAACTCCGTTCAGcttcctcaacacacacacacgctgcaag CCTGAGGAGCAGCTTCCTTGCTACCTGACCCACACTACCCCTGGTGTAGAGAGAGTGGTGAGGGAGAGTCTTCATCTCAACTGTCACATACAGCAGGACACCAAGGGCCccag GTACTGCCCCTCCATTGAGTCGCGAGTGCTTCGCTTTCCAGGCCGAAAGCACCAGGTGTGGCTGGAGCCCGAGgggttgacctctgaccttttgtACCCTCAGGGGCTGTCCATGACCATGCCCCCTGACGTGCAGCTCCGCCTCATCCGAGAAATCCCCGCCATGCACAGAGCGGAGATCCACACACCTG GTTATGGTGTGCAGTATGACTTTGTGTGTCCCACTCAGCTGAGCCATGCCCTCCAGGTGAAGCACACCCAAGGGCTTTTTCTGGCCGGTCAGATCAACGGAACAACAGGGTACGAGGAGGCTGCTGCACAG GGCCTGTGGGCGGGGGTGAACGCTGCCCGCTCGGCACTCTCCATGCCCGCCGTGGCGTTGTCTCGGACAGAGAGCTACATTGGGGTTCTCATCGATGATCTGGTGAGTCGAGGCGTCACAGAGCCCTACCGCATGTTCACCAGCCGGGCTGAGTTTCGAGCCTCCCTGAGGCCGGACAACGCTGACCTCCGCCTCACTCTGAAAG GGTTTGAGGAGGTGGGATGTGTGTCCTCCTTACGCTACCAGGAGGCTGTGAGAGTCAGAGACAGTCTGCAGGACGCACTGGCAGCCCTTCAGGCTCTCACTCTGTCGTcccacagctggaaaaaaaagctgcccGACGTCCGTATAAGCGAGGCCAAGCTCGCCGTACTGAC CGGTATGGATATGCTGCAGTACAACGACGTGTCCTTTGAAAAGCTGGTGTCTGCTTTCCCAGAGCTCCTTTCTCCTTACATGGAATTCTCCCAAAGACTCAAGATAGAGG CTGTGTACAGGCCTCACTGTGACCTACAGAGGAAAGAGATCGCAAGAATTCAGAAGGAGGAGAGCATGTCTCTCCCTCAGGACATGGACTATTTGTCTCTGCCAGTGTCACTGTCAAACGAAGCCAGGGAGATTTTGGACAGAGTTCGACCCAGCACT CTGGGTGCTGCTACACGCTTGCAAGGTATCACTCCAGCTGCAATTGTCAATCTGCTCCGCTACGTGCACCACACCAGACAAAACGAGAGGCGAATGCGCAGAAAACAGTCAGACCAAAAGGAGAAAAGCGAAGAGGAGCCGTGTGCAAGAAAAACACCTGTGCTTCAGTGA
- the LOC143338655 gene encoding ataxin-2-like protein has translation MLKQQQQTGSGGRKASNGTSGPGGMSSPVSGINSGNRTPAGRNRTSAKPTFQSSPVFEGVYNNARMLHFLTAVVGSTCDIRVKNGSVFEGIFKTLSSRCELAVDAVHKCSEEEGSTSAPPRREDITDTMIFSPSDLVTMICRDVDLNYATRDTFTDTAISSSRVNGEHKEKVLQRWEGGDSNGENYDLDNDASNGWDANEMFRFNEVKYGVTSTYDSSLSMYTVPLEKGNSEVFRQREARAARLASEIESSPQYRHRVSLENDEGKSEEDKFSAVARDGGDRERGRESPRDRERERGRDSPGASNREGKYIPLPQRQREMNRERAERGPGGPPSHNRLSGGYRSTPPSSSSPRPPLPSAAGPQPGVSPSERNSPLSGRGGAYAPHHPQGSPSPGPGSGPASPYTPASPGGPAPTPASVSAAQSPASPPASHGHTVPHSHSLPHSLSEAGRPVNGVSARTSPKAQRPPQSSRTVRAATSHAQSTATRSPKSGSSQDTPYLDTSSVSLPAQKTSGPAPLFPVDVNEILGAAAKERSAESPSSTEESKTSKAPSVQQRSQIEELRKFGKEFRLQASGGSSSSPSSPAAATPPAVSEAPPPSAAKPSPSDAHPASEPKPQPPAPSPSQPQPQPSPAPAEDPTKDTTTTPGATTATAAPVSDRHSPAAPQPARTPGGEEGRSETTERTEGVADQVKKSTLNPNAKEFNPIKPQMPMTKPSTAPTPPRPTPPSPVVLQHPGGQGPLYNTPYLSYVSQIHSVQPPPMYQYTMSTVSQGKYPRTKGSVVAQRSDHGTSAPPMLQAAASAAGAPLVASPYPQSYLQYNPQQYGQQQVIQAMTPYPGQPMYSMLQGGARMIGQGGGPHPQALGPPGGPQFPAQGDGPQGPQQGIYAPQSFSHHSGAVHQPQPSSTPTGNQPPPQHAAPSPGQNAQSGPQPQSLYHSGPLSAPTPPNMPPGHTSPQGSYPIQGYSIHSHQGIPPTYPLGQIAQAHVQGAMSGPHHSGGHGQPQLVMLQPPPQQGPGSVPQHPQHGPQQGAHQHFYIGHPQAMQVQTHPAPFHPPGN, from the exons AtgctgaaacaacagcagcaaaccGGCTCAGGCGGGAGAAAAGCGTCGAACGGAACCTCGGGCCCCGGTGGTATGTCTTCCCCAGTCAGCGGCATCAACAGTGGCAACAGGACACCGGCCGGGAG GAATCGAACTTCTGCAAAGCCAACATTCCAGTCATCTCCA GTGTTTGAGGGTGTGTACAACAATGCCAGAATGCTTCATTTCCTCACAGCTGTTGTG ggCTCCACCTGTGACATAAGAGTGAAGAATGGCAGTGTATTTGAAGGCATATTCAAGACTCTAAGTTCTCGG TGTGAGTTGGCTGTGGATGCTGTACACAAATGCAGCGAGGAGGAGGGCTCGACATCAGCTCCACCACGGAGGGAGGACATCACTGACACTATGATCTTCAGCCCCTCAGACCTGGTGACTATGATCTGCAGAGACGTTGACCTCAACTATGCTACCAGAG ACACCTTCACAGACACAGCCATCAGCTCCAGCCGCGTCAATGGAGAACACAAGGAAAAGGTTTTGCAGAGATGGGAGGGAGGAGACAGCAATGGGGAGAATTACGATCTGGACAACGATGCA tcCAACGGCTGGGATGCCAATGAGATGTTCCGTTTCAACGAAGTTAAATACGGAGTCACGTCAACATATGATTCCAGCCTTTCCATGTATAC TGTTCCACTGGAAAAGGGCAACTCTGAGGTCTTCCGGCAGAGGGAGGCACGCGCCGCCCGCCTGGCCAGTGAGATTGAGTCTAGCCCCCAGTATCGCCATCGCGTCAGCCTGGAAAATGATGAGGGCAAAAGCGAGGAGGACAAGTTCAGTGCTGTGGCGCGGGACGGCGGCGATCGTGAGAGGGGCCGTGAGAGCCCCCGCGACAGAGAGCGCGAAAGGGGCCGAGACAGCCCTGGAGCCAGCAATAG AGAGGGCAAGTACATTCCATTACCACAACGCCAGAGAGAGATGAACCGGGAGCGAGCTGAGAGAGGTCCTGGTGGGCCTCCATCCCACAACCGTCTAAGTGGAGGTTATCgctccacccctccatcctcctcttcccccaGACCCccactgccctctgctgctggGCCCCAGCCTGGCGTCTCCCCCTCTGAGAGAAACAGCCCTCTGTCAGGTCGAGGTGGGGCCTACGCCCCCCACCACCCGCAGGGGAGCCCGAGCCCAGGCCCGGGCTCTGGCCCGGCGAGCCCATACACACCTGCCTCTCCAGGAGGACCAGCACCCACCCCAGCCTCAGTATCCGCTGCCCAATCCCCTGCCAGCCCCCCCGCCTCACACGGACACACAGTCCCCCATTCCCACTCACTCCCGCACTCGCTCTCTGAAGCTGGCAGGCCTGTTAATGGAG tcTCTGCCAGAACATCTCCTAAAGCCCAAAGACCTCCACAGTCGAGCAGAACAGTCCGCGCTGCAACCTCACACGCTCAGTCCACAG CTACTCGCTCTCCTAAATCAGGCTCTTCCCAGGACACGCCTTATTTGGACACATCGTCTGTCTCCCTACCTGCTCAGAAGACGTCTGGCCCTGCCCCTCTCTTCCCTGTTGATG TGAATGAGATCCTTGGAGCAGCTGCAAAAGAACGCTCAGCCGAGAgccccagcagcacagaggaaagcaAGACGAGTAAAG ctccctCAGTTCAGCAAAGGTCGCAGATCGAGGAGCTCCGGAAATTTGGCAAGGAATTTAGG ctCCAGGCGAGCGGAGGCAGCTCAAGCTCTCCCAGCTCCCCAGCAGCAGCCACCCCACCGGCGGTCAGCGAGGCCCCCCCACCCAGCGCAGCCAAACCCTCGCCGTCAGACGCTCACCCCGCTTCAGAGCCCAAACCTCAGCCTCCAGCTCCCAGTCCCTCCCAGCCTCAACCTCAGCCTTCACCAGCCCCAGCTGAGGACCCCACCAAGGACACCACAACTACACCCGGTGCCACAACAGCCACCGCTGCACCCGTTTCAGACAGGCATTCACCTGCTGCCCCGCAGCCAGCCAGGACCCCTGGAGGTGAGGAGGGCAGGTCTGAGACGACGGAGCGGACAGAGGGCGTGGCAGA CCAAGTAAAGAAATCAACCTTAAACCCCAACGCTAAAGAGTTCAACCCGATCAAACCTCAAATGCCCATG ACAAAGCCCAGCACTGCACCCACCCCACCTCGGCCAACTCCTCCCAGCCCAGTGGTCCTTCAGCACCCAGGCGGACAGGGGCCACTCTACAACACCCCCTACCTCTCCTATGTGTCACAGATCCACTCTGTGCAG CCCCCACCAATGTACCAATACACCATGTCTACAGTCAGCCAGGGAAAATACCCCAGGACCAAAG GCTCAGTCGTGGCTCAGCGGTCTGATCACGGTACCTCGGCACCTCCCATGTTACAAGCTGCTGCGTCGGCAGCTGGGGCCCCATTGGTAGCGTCCCCCTACCCTCAGTCTTACCTTCAGTACAACCCACAGCAGTATGGCCAGCAGCAGGTCATCCAGGCCATGACGCCCTACCCTGGACAG CCGATGTACTCCATGCTGCAGGGTGGAGCCAGGATGATAGGTCAAGGTGGGGGTCCCCACCCACAAGCCCTGGGACCTCCAGGAGGCCCCCAGTTCCCTGCACAGGGGGACGGACCTCAGGGACCACAGCAAGGCATCTACG CTCCACAGTCCTTCTCTCATCACTCGGGTGCAGTTCATCAGCCCCAGCCCTCCAGTACCCCAACAGGAAAccagccccctccccagcacgCTGCACCTAGCCCTGGACAG AACGCCCAGTCAGGCCCACAGCCCCAGTCCTTGTACCACTCAGGTCCCCTGTCAGCACCCACCCCACCCAACATGCCACCAGGCCACACGTCTCCACAGGGCTCTTACCCCATTCAGGGCTACAGCATCCACAGTCACCAGGGCATCCCACCAACGTATCCCCTGGGACAGATAGCACAG GCCCACGTACAGGGAGCCATGTCGGGTCCCCACCACTCAGGGGGACACGGTCAGCCCCAGTTAGTAATGTTGCAGCCGCCCCCTCAGCAGGGCCCCGGCTCAGTGCCCCAGCACCCCCAGCACGGACCTCAGCAAGGAGCACACCAACACTTTTACATAGGACATCCACAAG CAATGCAGGTACAAACACACCCTGCTCCCTTCCATCCGCCTGGAAACTAA
- the LOC143338664 gene encoding tectonic-3-like: MNFRQWCRLVKIFIVVCGRSANAATESGVTSTDNISPTNGEPFSSATPAPGGTEAVGSASVGTTEAVTRDSTIITTLTASEVPTVVSEAPSATTVQPVVTSDGCLCDLTPDFCDIGCCCDTIDCGIANLSTVFIGCPQKAISGVCIEKWLMFRANVESSLVTVTDSLFCVQPEDNAPQSLPALPQDPALGDSYHFSPPAPTSSRHSRDFYRVDDVIQTYFSSSSVRSLLRQPSPGAAAAFCVNLNPAKFLRSASVSCTRMLTPQSCTTDPNINARSYYSDLSLIKIPVVETAQVSDFLIPVTPLTDWPAPSKQNNSCVNVVKKVEFVIGYTGRGELSYATVNVVLADVDPNQLLLQTHSLQFQLATPSTTPGGLIPAVGLRAGSPVIGRFDGEVNPLTTLGVSQSGECSSEPSRRAPILFAHNAITGCTFSSQSSDCSELRSQVYGILQGLATPDVIAMNFGSQPDWTRVITQECPVSLQETCESGCILPNSLSIRVLWARQGPLDLPQNYILGAKYLFQCQNVKCPTLSSIVLTTEVTFVDTTVYPEPPRGLPQPRWKFPFGFFTRGTAELDGHIVINGTEKVTWSLMLFTVMLLTGLEFFTR; encoded by the exons ATGAATTTCCGCCAGTGGTGTCGTTTAGTTAAGATATTTATCGTCGTGTGTGGACGTTCAGCAAACGCAGCCACAGAATCGGGGGTTACTTCAACCGATAACATCAGCCCTACCAATGGGGAGCCTTTCAGCTCAGCAACCCCTGCTCCGGGCGGTACAGAGGCCGTGGGCTCCGCCAGTGTCGGCACCACTGAGGCGGTCACTCGGGACTCCACGATAATCACGACGCTGACTGCGTCTGAAGTGCCCACTGTGGTCAGTGAAGCGCCCTCTGCAACCACCGTCCAGCCTGTGGTGACTTCAGACG GTTGCCTCTGTGATTTAACCCCTGATTTCTGCGACATTGGCTGCTGTTGCGACACAATTGATTGTGGGATTGCGAACTTGAGCACAGTCTTCATCGGATGTCCACAGAAAGCCAT ATCAGGAGTTTGCATTGAGAAATGGCTAATGTTCAGGGCCAACGTGGAGTCGTCTCTTGTTACTGTGACTGACTCCTTGTTTTGTGTCCAGCCTGAAG ATAATGCACCACAGTCCCTCCCAGCTCTACCTCAGGATCCGGCTTTAGGGGACTCGTACCACTTCTCACCACCAGCACCCACAAGCAGCAGGCACAGCAGAGATTTCTACAGG GTGGATGATGTCATCCAGACATATTTCTCCAGCTCATCTGTGCGGAGTCTCCTTCGTCAGCCCTctccaggagctgctgctgcattctgtGTCAACCTCAACCCTGCAA AGTTCTTGAGGTCTGCGTCTGTGTCTTGCACTCGCATGTTAACTCCTCAATCATGCACCACAGATCCAAATATCAACGCCCGCTCTTACTACTCTGACCTGAGTCTGATCAAG ATTCCAGTTGTTGAGACGGCGCAAGTGTCAGACTTTCTG ATCCCTGTTACTCCGCTGACTGACTGGCCTGCaccaagcaaacaaaacaactcCTGTGTCAATGTGGTGAAAAAG GTGGAGTTTGTCATAGGATACACAGGCAGAGGCGAACTCTCGTATGCAACCGTGAATGTGGTCTTAGCTGATGTGGATCCAAATCAGTTGCTGTTGCAGACGCACTCCTTACAGTTCCAG CTAGCAACACCCAGCACCACTCCGGGAGGACTGATCCCTGCAGTCGGATTGAGAGCAGGATCTCCTGTCATTGGTCGCTTTGATGGAGAAGTGAATCCT CTGACCACACTGGGGGTGTCGCAGAGTGGGGAGTGTTCCTCTGAGCCCAGCAGACGGGCCCCCATCCTCTTCGCACACAATGCCATCACTGGCTGCACATTCAG TTCCCAATCTAGTGACTGTTCAGAGCTGCGTTCCCAGGTTTATGGGATCTTGCAAGGACTCGCTACTCCTGATGTGATAGCTATGAACTTTGGCTCCCAACCAGACTGGACGAGAGTCATCACCCAGGAGTGTCCTGTAAGCCTGCAG GAAACATGTGAATCAGGCTGCATCCTCCCGAACTCTCTCTCCATCCGAGTGCTGTGGGCTCGCCAGGGTCCGTTAGACCTTCCACAGAACTACATCCTGGGAGCCAAATACCTTTTCCAGTGTCAAAATGTCAAG TGTCCTACATTGTCCTCTATCGTCCTAACCACCGAAGTGACGTTTGTCGACACTACAGTTTACCCAGAACCCCCCAGGGGCTTGCCTCAGCCTAGGTGGAAGTTTCCATTTGGTTTCTTCACTCGAGGCACAGCTGAGCTGGACGGGCACATTGTTATTAACGGCACTGAGAAGGTCACGTGGAGTTTAATGCTGTTCACAGTAATGTTACTAACAGGATTAGAATTCTTCACGAGGTAG
- the adprh gene encoding ADP-ribosylarginine hydrolase — MDRSATLEHYKAAMLLSGVGDALGYRNQLWEYNESGPAIHQELKELGGLQSIKAELPDWPVSDDTVLHLATAEGLATGKMGEELLHEVAARYVEGMKDMDGRKPGPSSILGVSQLKPGEEGGYRVSYNPEGTGCGAAMRSMCIGLRYPKPDQLLSLVAVAVETGRMTHPHPTGFLGAVASALFTAYAVQRRPITTWGLGLINEACPIAKSFVQGRGFAVEETERDWGYFCDKWQWYLDLRGISNGVGPAIWPSSYGPAERDEAYKSFSLSGWAGRSGHDAPMIALDALLGAGSDWEELMSRAAFHGGDSDSTAVIACCCWGLLYGIQGVPEGNYSNLEYRDRLERSAEQLYALSH, encoded by the exons ATGGACCG ATCTGCCACACTCGAGCATTATAAGGCAGCCATGTTGCTGAGTGGTGTTGGTGATGCTCTGGGATACAGGAACCAGCTGTGGGAGTACAATGAGTCAGGACCAGCTATTCACCAG GAGTTGAAGGAGCTTGGCGGTCTGCAGAGCATCAAGGCTGAACTCCCTGACTGGCCGGTGAGCGACGACACGGTTCTGCATCTGGCAACAGCTGAGGGGCTGGCGACCG GGAAGATGGGGGAGGAGCTCTTGCACGAGGTGGCTGCTCGATATGTGGAGGGGATGAAAGACATGGACGGGAGGAAACCAGGGCCCTCAAGCATTCTGG GAGTCTCCCAGCTGAAGCCTGGAGAGGAAGGGGGCTACAGAGTGTCCTATAACCCAGAGGGGACGGGCTGTGGAGCCGCCATGAGGTCCATGTGCATCGGCCTCAG ATATCCAAAGCCTGACCAGCTGTTGTCCTTGGTGGCGGTTGCCGTGGAGACAGGCAGGATGACCCACCCTCACCCCACTGGATTCCTCGGCGCGGTGGCGTCGGCCCTTTTTACAGCGTACGCCGTCCAGCGCAGGCCAATCACGACGTGGGGTCTAGGCCTGATCAATGAGGCCTGTCCAATAGCAAAGAGCTTCGTTCAGGGTCGAGGCTTCGCTgtggaggagacggagagagactGGGGCTACTTCTGTGACAAGTGGCAGTG GTACCTGGACTTGAGGGGCATCTCTAATGGGGTGGGGCCTGCAATTTGGCCCTCCAGCTACGGCCCAGCTGAGAGAGACGAAGCCTACAAGAGCTTCAGCCTGTCGGGCTGGGCGGGACGCAGCGGCCACGACGCTCCTATGATCGCACTGGACGCCCTGCTGGGGGCGGGTTCAGACTGGGAGGAGCTGATGAGCAGAGCGGCCTTCCATGGAG GCGACAGTGACAGCACGGCTGTGattgcctgctgctgctggggtcTCCTCTACGGTATCCAGGGCGTCCCTGAAGGCAACTACTCCAACCTGGAGTACCGGGACCGACTGGAGCGCAGCGCCGAGCAACTGTACGCCCTGTCACACTGA